From Xanthomonas citri pv. mangiferaeindicae:
AACTGGACCTGGGCCAGGCCCGGATTGCGCCGCTGTGCGGCAGCGGTGCACTGGGCATCCGTGACGGCGTGGGCGAGGCGGCGGCATTCGCCGAACCGGTGGCGCTGACCTGCGTGCAACACACGCTCTACGTCTGCGATGCCGCGGGCTCGGCGATCCGCAGCGTCCACCTGCCGACCGGGCGCGTCACCACGCTGGTCGGCGGTGGGCCGTGGCAGTTCGGCGCCCTCGACGGCGCGCGCGACGACGCGCAGTTGCAGGCGCCCCAGGCGCTGGCGCTCGATCCCGAGTCGCCGGTGCTGTGGATCGCCGACAGCGGCAACGACACCTTGCGCCAGTTGCGTCTGGGCGGGGGCGCGCTGTCGACGGTCGCGCTGCCCCAGCGCTTGCATGGGCCCGCGGCCCTGGCCGTTGCGGACGGGCGGGTGTGGATCGCCGATACCGATGCCCATGCCGTACTGCAGTTGGACCCGAGCACCGGCGCGCTGCGCCACGTTCCGGTGGGCGAATGACCGGCACGACGAAAGCGCGCGGCGCGCGTCCGACATTCGATGGCAAGGCATTCGTCGCAGGCCTGAGCACCGCGCCGGGCGTCTATCGCATGATCGCGGCCGACGATGCGGTGCTCTACGTCGGCAAGGCGGCGGATCTGCGCAAGCGCGTGGCGAGCTATTTCAACGCCACGCCCAAGGCGACGCGGACGATGGCGATGATCGCGCAGATCGCGCGCATGGAAGTCACCGTCACCCGCACCGAGGCCGAGGCGCTGTTGCTGGAAAACCAGCTGATCAAGTCGCTCAAGCCGCGCTACAACGTCTCGCTGCGCGACGACAAGAGTTATCCCTACGTGCTGGTCACCCGCGACACCTGGCCGCGGATCGCCGTCCATCGCGGCCCGCGCAACGTGCCCGGACGCTACTTCGGGCCGTACCCGGGCGTGACCGCGGTGCGCGAAACACTGAACCTGATGCAGAAGCTGTTCAAGCTGCGCAATTGCGAGGACAGCGTGTTCCGCAACCGCTCGCGGCCCTGTCTGCAGCATCAGATCGGTCGCTGCACCGCGCCGTGCGTCGGGCTGGTATCGGAGCGCGAGTACGCCGACGCGGTCCGGCGCGCGTCGATGTTCCTCGAAGGTCGCAGCGATGCGCTGACCGACGAGGTCACGCGCGACATGGAAGCGGCGGCTGAACGCCTGGATTTCGAGGAGGCCGCACGCTTGCGCGACCTGCTGGGCAACATGCGCGGCATGCAGGCGCGCCAGTACGTCGACGGCAAGGTCGCCGAACTCGATGTGCTCGCCTGCGCGATGCGCGGCACCCATGCCTGCGTACTGCTGCTGTCGTTCCGCGACGGCCGCAACCTCGGCACCCGCGCGTTCCACCCGCGCACCAACGGCAGCGAGGACCCGGCCGAGGTGCTCGCCGCGTTCGTGTCCCAGCACTACGCCGAACAGGTGCCGCCGCGCGAGATCGTGCTCGATCGCACGATCGAGGACGTCGCGCTGCTCGAACAGGCCTTCAGCGAGGCCGCCGGGCGCCGGGTGCAGCTCAAGTGCAACGTGCGCGGCGATCGCGCGCGCTACGTCGACCTGGCACGGCGCAATGCCGAGATCGCGTTGGCCAGCGAACTCGGCAGCCAGGCCGCGCAGCAGGCACGCGCCGAGTCGCTGCGCGCCATGCTGGGCCTGGCCGAGCCGGCGCAGCGGATCGAGTGCTTCGACATCAGCCATACGATGGGCGAGGCCACCGTGGCCTCGTGCGTGGTGTTCGATGCGCAGGGGCCGGTGCGCAGCCAGTACCGGCGCTACAACATCGCCGGCATCGAGCCGGGCGACGACTACGCCGCCATGCACCAGGCGCTCACCCGGCGCTTCCGCAAGGTGGCCGAGGAGGGCGGGGTGATGCCCGACGTGCTGCTGATCGACGGCGGTGCGGGCCAGGTCGCCCAGGCGCGCGCGGTGCTCGACGGCTACGGCATCACCGGCATCTGCCTGGTGGGCGTGGCCAAGGGCGAGGCGCGCAAGCCGGGCGACGAGACCTTGCTGCTGCCGGCCACCGACGGGCAGCCGGCGCGCGAACTCAAGCCCGGCGCTGCCTCGCCCGGGCTGCAACTGGTGCAGCAGGTGCGCGACGAGGCGCACCGCTTCGCGATCACCGGCCATCGCGGCCGGCGCCAGAAGGCGCGCAACACCAGCCGGCTGGAAGACATTCCCGGCATCGGCCCGCGCCGCCGCGCGAGCCTGCTCAAGCATTTCGGCGGACTCGGCGGTCTGAAGGCAGCCGGCGCGGAGCAGATCGCGCAGGTCGAGGGCGTCAATGCAGCGCTCGCGCAGCGCATCTATGCGACCCTACACGGGCTCGATGCCGGCACGTCCGGCGCCGGCCAGGACTGATTGCCACGAGTTTGCGATGAAATTGACGATTCCCACCTGGCTCACGCTGCTGCGGATCCTGATGATCCCGGTGCTGGTGCTGGTGTTCTACCTGCCGTTCAAATGGACCAACTTCGCCGCCGCGTTCGTGTTCGGGCTGGCCGCGGTCACCGACTGGCTCGACGGCTGGATCGCGCGTCGCTACGGCCTGTCCTCGGCGTTCGGCGCGTTCCTCGATCCGGTCGCCGACAAGCTGATGGTCGCCGTGGCGCTGTTTCTGATCGTGCAGGGGCACCCGTCGCCGTGGATGGCGATCTGGGCGGCGGTGATCGTGGGGCGCGAGATCGCGGTCTCGGCGCTGCGCGAGTGGATGGCCGAGCTTGGGCAGCGCGCGACGGTCAAGGTTGCGGCGATCGGCAAGATCAAGACGATCGCGCAGATGGTCGCGCTGCTGTGCCTGCTGTACTCGGTCTCGCCCGAGCGGCCCGCGCCGCCGCTGCCGTGGCTGGGGCGCGAGATCTTCGTCATCGGCGACTGGCTGCTGGCGCTCGCCGCGCTGCTCACGCTGTGGTCGGGGCTGGCGTATCTGCGCGCGGCCTGGCCGATCATGCGCGCGGCCGAACGCAGCAAGTATTGACACCCCGCCGGCGAACGGTAGAATTTCGCCTCCCAAGCGGGAATAGCTCAGTTGGTAGAGCACGACCTTGCCAAGGTCGGGGTCGCGAGTTCGAGTCTCGTTTCCCGCTCCAGTTTCAAACGCGAAACCCCGGGTGGCACGCGGGGTTTCGTTTTGTCGGCAGGGTCTGCGGATCCCGACGACGGTCACCGGCCTGGTGGCAGAGTGGTTATGCAGCGGATTGCAAATCCGTGTACGCCGGTTCGATTCCGACCCAGGCCTCCAGCCGGCGCACCACTCGGGTCGCAGGCAGGGTACAATTGAAGTCATGCGGGAATAGCTCAGTTGGTAGAGCACGACCTTGCCAAGGTCGGGGTCGCGAGTTCGAGTCTCGTTTCCCGCTCCAGTTCGAAGAAAGACCCCGCGCAAGCGGGGTTTTTCGTATGTGCGACATGCGGTCATGCCGGTCGGCCACGCTTGGGTTTCAATTCCCGGGGCGCTCAGGCACGCTTGGCGCCGCCGCCCGGATGGCGAAACTGGTAGACGCACCGGACTTAAAATCCGTTGGCCGCAAGGCCGTGCCGGTTCGATTCCGGCTCCGGGCACCATCGCAGGCAGCGTAGGCGACTGCCGCGTGAACACGCGTCGCGCCTGTGCATCGTGTCATGTCGCCTTCACCCGGCGGCCCCTAGATTCTTCGGTGACGCTCATAGGGGATCGAGGCGCATCGCGACCGCGGATGCGATGCAAGGTATGGCCGCCTCCAGAGTCCGCGACGATTTCCAGCTCGCGATCGTGTCCCTGCTCGGGCTCACGACGCTGCTGACGCTGTCGGGCTTCATGCTCTGGCGCAGCCTGTGCGGGGAATGGACGCTGGCCGCGTTCGACGCGCTCGTGATCCTGGCGATTGCCGTGGTCGTGGGGCGCGCTTGGCGCACCGGCCGGACCGACGCGGCCGGCGGGCTGATGGCGGTGCTCAACTCCGGCTTCTGCGTCGCGGCCTGCGTGCTGATCGGCAATGCCGCCGGTGGCTGGGTCTACGTGGTGCTGATGACTAACTTCTACATCACGCGCACCGACATCGCCGCGTGGTGCGGCGGTGCGCTGATCGTGGTCGCGACCGCGCTGCTGATCGTGCCCGATGCCAGCCTCGGCGAGTTGGCGACCGCGATCACCTGGTCGCTGGTGTACGCGTTCTCGTTCGCCTTCTCGCGCCGCCTGCGCGACTACAGCGATTCGCTGGAGCGTCGGGCGATGCTCGACCCGCTGACCCGACTGCCCAACCGCGGCGCGATGGAAGCGCATCTGCGTAGTCTGGTCGACGATCGCCGGCAGCCCGGGATCGGCCTGCTGGTGCTGGACCTCGACCGCTTCAAGGCGGTCAACGACACCTTCGGTCATGCGGTCGGCGATGCGGTGCTGGTCGAGCTGGGTGCGATCCTGCGCGACACGCTGCGCGAGGACGACGCGGTTTACCGCTTCGGTGGCGAGGAGTTCGTGCTCGTGCTGCCCGCGGACGACGATGCGGCGCTGAAGGCCGCGGCCGAGCGCGTGCGGGGGGAGGTCGAACGGCGCCTGCGCAGTCCCGCCGGCCCGATCACAGTGTCGATCGGCGGCGCCATGCTGGCCACCGAGCACGACTGGCAGGACTGGTTCGGGCGGGCCGACACCGCGCTCTACCTCGCCAAGCGCGCAGGCCGCAACCGCACGCACATCGCCCAGGCGCTGGACTGACACAGCCTCGCTTGGTGGGCCGCCAACGCTGTGGGGTCAGGGCAACAGGTCGAGCAGGCGTTCGGTCGGTCGGCCGATGACCGCGCGGTCGCCGTGCACCAGGATCGGGCGCTCGATCAGCTTCGGATGGGCCGCCATGGCCGCGATGATTGCCGCGTCGTCGAGCGCCGGGTCGGCCAGGCCCAGGTCGGCATAGACCGCCTCGCCCGTGCGCAGCAGTGCCCGCGGGGCGAGGTCCAGGCGCTGCAGCAACTCGCGCAGCGCAGCGGCATCGGGTGGGGTCTCCAGATAGTGCAGCACCTGCGGCGCGATGCCGCGTGCCTGCAGCAGCTCGAGCGCGGCGCGCGATTTCGAGCAGCGGGGGTTGTGATAGAGGACAAAGGGATCACTCATGTCGCGGGAGGTTCGCTATCGGAAGAAGGGGGATGCGCGCCGCTGCGCCGTGCGACCACACCGGTCGCGGTCACGTCGGCGGTGGTGTTGGTGACGGTCGCGAAGGCGTCGGGCAGGGTGTCGACGGCCAGCAGCACGCCGAGTGGCTCCACCGGCAGGCCGACGGCCTGGGTGACCGGCAGGTTGTTGGTCATGAAGCTGACCTGCCCGGGCAGGCCCACCGAGCCCATGCTGATCACGATGGCGAGCGCGACCGCGATCGCCAACTGGCCGGCGCCCAGCTCGATGCCGTAGATCCAGGCGATGAAGCTCACCACGCTCAAATACTGCACCGGGCTGGCGATGCGGAACAACGAGACCGCCATCGGCAACACCAGTGAAGTCACCGCCAGTGGATAGCCCAGGCGGCTGCGCGCGCTGTCGACCATCACCGGCAGCGCGGCCAGCGACGACTGGGTGCTCGCCGCGATTGCCTGCACCGGTAACAACGCCGCGGCAAAGCGCGCCGGCCGCTCGCCGGCGACGACGACCGCGATGACGTACATCAGCAGCGTGATCGCCACATACAGCACGCACTGCAGCGCGATATAGGTGCCCAGTGCGGCGAACACGCCCAGGCCGACATGCGCGCAGACCGACAACACCAGCGCGAACACGCCCAAGGGCGCCGCGACCAGCACCCAGCGCACGACCACGATCATGGCATCGGCGATCGTGCGCACCAGCTCGAGCATGCGTTCGCGGCGCGCGGCTTCCAGACGGGTCAGCGCGAAACCGAAGAACATCGAGAACACCACCAGCGGCAGCATCGCACTGGCGGCCGCGGCGGCGATCGCGTTGCTGGGAATCAGGCTGGTGATCCACAGGCCGAACGCCGGAGCCTGCGGCAGCACCTCGGGCGCGCCGATCGCGGCGCGGAACAGCGCGGCCTGGGACTCGTCGCGCGGTACCAGCGACAGCAGCGCCGGCGCGGCGAGTGCGGCGAACGTTGCCGACAGCGCCAGCATCACAACGAAGGTGCCCATTGCCAGGCGCGCGGTGCGCCCGGACGCGGCGGCATCGGACGCGGCATTGACCCCCACGACCACGAGCGCCGCGACCAGCGGCACCACCGTCATCTGCAGCGCATGCAGCCATAGCGTGCCGATCGGCTGGGCGATGTCGGCGGTGCGTACCGCAACCTGGGGGTCCCAGGCGGCCAGCGCCAGTCCAATGACGGCACCGGCCAGCAGCGCGAGCAGCACGCGCGCGGGCATCGACAGACGGAAGCGGGCGGGCGCGGACGGGCTGGGCGTCATCGGTCGAGTCGGCAGGGGCGGGCCCGGCGAGCATGCCATGTCGACGGCCGTGTGCGATGCCGGTCGGTCATCGCGCCGTGGCTGCGTCCAGCGGCAGCGTCAGCATGTCCCGATGGTCGTCGACGAAGCCCGCCCGCAGGTACAGCGCCTTGGCGCGCGGGTTGTGGTGATGCACCTCCAGCCGCAGCATCGCCACGC
This genomic window contains:
- a CDS encoding excinuclease ABC subunit C; the encoded protein is MTGTTKARGARPTFDGKAFVAGLSTAPGVYRMIAADDAVLYVGKAADLRKRVASYFNATPKATRTMAMIAQIARMEVTVTRTEAEALLLENQLIKSLKPRYNVSLRDDKSYPYVLVTRDTWPRIAVHRGPRNVPGRYFGPYPGVTAVRETLNLMQKLFKLRNCEDSVFRNRSRPCLQHQIGRCTAPCVGLVSEREYADAVRRASMFLEGRSDALTDEVTRDMEAAAERLDFEEAARLRDLLGNMRGMQARQYVDGKVAELDVLACAMRGTHACVLLLSFRDGRNLGTRAFHPRTNGSEDPAEVLAAFVSQHYAEQVPPREIVLDRTIEDVALLEQAFSEAAGRRVQLKCNVRGDRARYVDLARRNAEIALASELGSQAAQQARAESLRAMLGLAEPAQRIECFDISHTMGEATVASCVVFDAQGPVRSQYRRYNIAGIEPGDDYAAMHQALTRRFRKVAEEGGVMPDVLLIDGGAGQVAQARAVLDGYGITGICLVGVAKGEARKPGDETLLLPATDGQPARELKPGAASPGLQLVQQVRDEAHRFAITGHRGRRQKARNTSRLEDIPGIGPRRRASLLKHFGGLGGLKAAGAEQIAQVEGVNAALAQRIYATLHGLDAGTSGAGQD
- a CDS encoding CDP-diacylglycerol--glycerol-3-phosphate 3-phosphatidyltransferase, whose translation is MKLTIPTWLTLLRILMIPVLVLVFYLPFKWTNFAAAFVFGLAAVTDWLDGWIARRYGLSSAFGAFLDPVADKLMVAVALFLIVQGHPSPWMAIWAAVIVGREIAVSALREWMAELGQRATVKVAAIGKIKTIAQMVALLCLLYSVSPERPAPPLPWLGREIFVIGDWLLALAALLTLWSGLAYLRAAWPIMRAAERSKY
- a CDS encoding arsenate reductase (glutaredoxin); translated protein: MSDPFVLYHNPRCSKSRAALELLQARGIAPQVLHYLETPPDAAALRELLQRLDLAPRALLRTGEAVYADLGLADPALDDAAIIAAMAAHPKLIERPILVHGDRAVIGRPTERLLDLLP
- a CDS encoding sodium:dicarboxylate symporter, which codes for MSMPARVLLALLAGAVIGLALAAWDPQVAVRTADIAQPIGTLWLHALQMTVVPLVAALVVVGVNAASDAAASGRTARLAMGTFVVMLALSATFAALAAPALLSLVPRDESQAALFRAAIGAPEVLPQAPAFGLWITSLIPSNAIAAAAASAMLPLVVFSMFFGFALTRLEAARRERMLELVRTIADAMIVVVRWVLVAAPLGVFALVLSVCAHVGLGVFAALGTYIALQCVLYVAITLLMYVIAVVVAGERPARFAAALLPVQAIAASTQSSLAALPVMVDSARSRLGYPLAVTSLVLPMAVSLFRIASPVQYLSVVSFIAWIYGIELGAGQLAIAVALAIVISMGSVGLPGQVSFMTNNLPVTQAVGLPVEPLGVLLAVDTLPDAFATVTNTTADVTATGVVARRSGAHPPSSDSEPPAT